One window of Pieris napi chromosome 14, ilPieNapi1.2, whole genome shotgun sequence genomic DNA carries:
- the LOC125055778 gene encoding uncharacterized protein LOC125055778 has product MPQIFQVLRCYKCFIFQIHQTKKNYKWICKMCGEKQSIKRHYGIGSGKECRLHVQKLNKLQSENHTDSDISDSEKSDSDLADATEDNEPIPPKKVSKWSHYTDENDVDDPFYINCREKEEIPKKSEKKIFYDKDQFNNDGSVIKQYGVTFKNNQNKGKYESTKFIKPSSNKQEHSFNESNKSSEWATFVENNSQESAFIHGDNICVENKFLNKETVNSSSKWVEFLDNKIDENCIEQHTNKIICKESNIAVKANNSPTKDKISHGTNKILLNLKQSDKPGISKATVCKESLFSMSDDQDLDSILDL; this is encoded by the exons ATGCCTCAGATCTTTCAAGTTTTACGatgttataaatgttttatatttcaa ATTCATCAAACAAAGAAGAATTATAAATGGATATGTAAAATGTGTGGTGAAAAACAGTCTATTAAAAGACATTATGGTATAGGCTCAGGAAAAGAATGTAGATTACATGTTCAAAAACTCAACAAATTGCAGTCTGAAAACCATACAGATTCTGATATATCTGATAGTGAAAAATCTGATTCTGATTTAGCAGATGCAACAGAAGACAATGAACCTATTCCACCAAAAAAGGTCAGTAAATGGTCACATTATACTGATGAAAATGATGTTGATGACCCATTTTACATCAACTGTAGAGAGAAAGAAGAGATTCCAAAAAAATCTGaaaagaagattttttatgataaagaTCAGTTCAATAATGATGGTAgtgtaattaaacaatatggagtaacatttaaaaataatcaaaataaaggaaagtatgaaagtactaAATTTATTAAGCCATCTTCTAATAAGCAAGAGCATTCTTTTAATGAATCAAATAAATCTTCTGAATGGGCAACTTTTGTAGAAAATAACTCCCAAGAAAGTGCTTTTATACATGGTGACAATATTTGTgtagaaaataaattcttaaataaagaaaCTGTAAATAGCTCCTCCAAATGGGTTGAGTTTCTTGACAATAAGATAGATGAGAATTGCATTGAACAGCATACCAATAAGATTATTTGTAAAGAGTCAAATATAGCAGTGAAAGCAAATAATTCTCCTACAAAAGATAAGATATCCCATGGcactaataaaattttgttaaacttaaaacaaagTGATAAACCAGGCATAAGTAAAGCCACAGTATGTAAGGAATCACTATTTTCAATGTCTGATGACCAAGATTTAGACAGTATTTTGGATTTATAA